The sequence TGTCTTGTGGTTCAAGATTTATAGATACTATATTTCTGGAAGTTTCTACAAAGCTAGGTAACTTGGATCATAAAGTGGTTGTAATAATTTGTAAGTTTTGGTTTGAAGGAGTAGTGCATTTCTATTATTTATCATTTACAATAGTTGCTTAAATGATATTAAAGTCAATGATGTATTTTACTTCATATTCCAAATACATGCATTGCTCAATGTCATGTCCAAGAGGACAATGATATTAGAAAATAAATAGGTGTAAGATGCACTATGTTATTAATAAGGAACTACAACATAGTGGAGTGGAGAGAATTTGAATGTTAGGTAAATCATTTACTCCATGATTTCAATGTtagtatatataaattttatacacCATGTAAactattaaataataatttatttgggTTCTCTATAAGAGGGGATACCTATTAAGCTTTCGGTTTTGAGATCAAGAAATTTGGAGATCTAGCGAATTCTATGTGTAGCTTTTTAATTTTAGCCTTAGAAACCTAAAGCATACAATTTTCAATCTCAAGAGAATCGTGAGGGGATTATATCTCAAGGATTATCAAAAAAGGTAATATTGGTAAAAAATATAGCTTTATTCATGATCTTTCAATGGTGAATGTGTTGCAAACTTATGCCCAACATGAAAGTTAGTTAAATATTAGGAGGCTATAATAGAATAGATTATTTTAATAGGAATTTTAGATTTAGAGAATTAGGTCATAAAACTCATAAGAAAGTATAAGTTTTAGAAAACAAATGCTCCTAGAAGTAAAGAGAATAGACCAAAGTAATGACTATTAGCATCTCGCCAGAAGTGATTACATAAAACAAGCATTAAAAACTGAATTGAGACATAGGGGTTTCAAAAGGCTCCCCTAATCTTCAAGAGATTGAGTTTTGCATAGCTCCCACAACCAGAGGGTATATCAAGGCCCCTAAAAACCACAATGGGTTTTGAGCAAGCTCCCAAAATGAGCAGCAAACTGAATTTTGGGAAAGGTGCCAAAATGCACAAGTTAAAGCCAACAAAGAAAAACTAGCTGAAAATAATCTCCCCTCCGCCAGACCACTTTTCCACCTCTACAGAAAAAGGACCCACCTCCATAGGATCTAAAGAGATATTGATCACAAGCTGAGCCTTCCAAGCACCATTAAACACCataaggtgggggggggggggaaatagccACACCCACACACAAAAGATCTGAGATTTAGAAAAGCTCCTGAAGCCTTCACAAAAAAATAGAGGCCTGTAGTAATAAGAACCAAACGAACTCACACAACCAAAtaatccacctccataggattaGAGTGGTCAAGAATAGTCATCTAGTAAAGAAAGCATAATAGTTTCCAGCCTCCAAAAATAGGGCAATAGACCCCCTTAAATAAATCCATCTTGAAAAGATTGACCAAACACTCCTTGCCCCCATAAGGATGCTATTCACCTCTATAAAATAAGAAAGGAGGGGAAAAGGAGGAAAAGAGGTCCCCTACAAACAAAAAAGCCTCTCCACAGGAAACAGACAACCCAAGGGGGCAGAAGAGCCCAAAGAACCCTAACAAATGCCAAGCCTCGGTAGATCCACCTGGGTCCCAAACAATACCCCCACACCCCACCAGGATAGGGGCAGTGACACATCCAGAGGTCACAGTTAGACCAAGAGGGAGGGGAGCAATGAGGAACTCACAACTGCAAAGGGGCTGCAGAAGGTGAGCCACAAAAGGCCAAATCTCCCACTGCCAAGCCTCCCCCTCAACGAGGTCCTCACAGAGGAACAACAACCACTGCACCAAGTCTCCATCAAATCAAAATCCACTCCTGCAACTGCTTCCACTTCTGCTATCATGGCTACCTAGTAAACAACAAGAAGCAGAGGAGTGGACCAAAATGAAACAAGGCATAGACGTGACATCGTCGTAGCCATCTTTCGAGTCTTCAACAACCTCCTCTAAAACCCTAGTCTTGTTCCTGTGTCCCTTCCTACTCCCACTCACCATTAGTTAAACCCAgtgtaaaaataaattaataaaacaaaattaaaaaaaataaaaattaaaattaaaaattaaaaaaatggataAAAAGTTATCTTGGGCTACAATGTGCATTAACCTTGAATAGGTTTTCACTTTTATGATTCATTTCATTAATAAAATAAGAGATATTAATTATTTTGACTTAAGTCCTCAAGAGAGATCCAAACTATTATAAATTCACACATGTGAGATtatatgtgttgtgtgtttttGGTGCTAAATGTAGTGTAAAATTAAAAAGGATACCAAATTTACAACGCTACAAATTATTGGTTGTCTTTTATTCCATTATATCATATTTAACTTTATGACAAATGAAATATTGTTGCAATATGATGGTCTTTTATTCCATTATATCATATTTAAGTTTATGACAAATGAAATATTGTTGCAAATGATGGGTATCTCTTGTAAAATAATTATTCTCAAGATCTTTCTTACATTTTAGAAATATTTTAACAATAACATAAAATCATTTGAACATGAAATATATTTCATGAATTTATAAATAAAATGAACATCTGAGAAGGTGAATGAGAATTCTAAATGTATGAAATATATAAACTAATTAGATGACTAAGATCTTATATACCCTTAGTTCAAGATAgcacaaaaaagcaaaaaaatgttcTAAGTTTAGGCAACCAATTGAAATGATTGAGGGCAACGAGTTTCTAAATTATTAGATATATGCATGTAAGGTGAATTGTTCTTTGATATGGATAGTCAAATTTTTCAATGTTTCACTTAATGGAGAGGCattattttttaatgatatttGGGTCTTGTGATTATTaagatttaaattttatatattaattaagCTTTATAAACTGATCTGATAAAATGATATATATCAAATATATTCATAtattaataatagtaataataattttacaataataaaattaataatttaatatacaGATAAAATCTTTTTTAAGAAAGAAatcaataatattaattttttttaaaaattttggataCATATATTTTAAATGAGATAGCAGAATATCAATTATAAGACTTCTAGGAATAGATATTTGGTAGGGGCTTGGCCTCATTCTTGttgatgtccaatttgatttctGATAAACTCATTAATAAATCTATTTTAAACAATTGTCTAACCAACAGACCAAATCTCCATTGTCTAATCTATTTTAAACAATTGCGTTTAAATAAATCcacataaatatattaaatttctaTCGTAGCAATAGATACAACACGCATTTCCATAGATTTGTTCGGTTCGTCGAGAGAAATCAATCTGACAGGCATTTCTATTTCCGTAGAAAAGTTCGATTCGTCAAGAGGAATTAACCTCTCAGAGAGAGGTGCTTCAGGGTTATACATATAAAATTCGGGTCGCCGACGAATATCATTATATCCGCACAAGAAAATTCGATCACACCACACTGTGGCACGAACATGGATAAAGTGTTGAGGGAGAGGTTGAAATTCTCTGAATACATTTTTTTCCCAATCATATTGCTCTATTCCATTTCTTCTACATGCACTTACTCGTCCAAACGCAAATAATCGTCCAAACGCATACGGAACATCGTCGTACCAGGAATTATGAAAACGTATATTTACCATTTCTGTCCATTCTCGTGTGTTGGGATCAAATCTTTGAATTCTATTACCCATTATACTAATCACATACAGCATCCCTTCAATGAAAACACCATTACAAATGCCCATTTTTTGGTGCGAGTCAGGAAGAAGCTCCCACTTGTCTTCGTCAACATTATAAACTGTTGCTTCACGGAGTTCACGAGAGGGAACATGTTTCTCAAGTCCCCCTGCAATGTAAATTGATCCTTCAGGTGAGGTACGATATGCAAACATGGATCTTGCTATGTGAATATCAGAACCCTGCTTCCATGTATTCGATACGAAATCAAATATCAGAATCTTAGTAGTAAAAGTGTCATAATGTTTCAAGCCCAGCAAAACAAGCTTATGATTTACACACATAATCTGGGAAAAACCCAAGATTTCAAATCCACTGGGAATTTGAGGGAGCAATTGACATGATTGTTCAACAGGGTCGTATATAGATATCCCAACACGCTGGAGCAAGCATATATATTTCTTAGCCAGCCCAAGCTTAATTCTATCCCTATAAAAATCTAAACATTCCATCATTTCTTTGGCAGGATTTAACAGCTCCTTAATATTTAAATGAGATTTGTATGGCACTCTTACCAAGATGTCTCGAAATATTTGCTCTGGAAGTTCCTCCAAAAAGTCCATTATCAACTCTTTCTTCTTTAAAAAGATATTGAGATCTAGTCTATCACACCCAAGTCCAGAGTGTTCAAAAATTCTGAGAATTATATCCAGTATAAATGGCCTTTATGAATTATATTCAGTTCTGTTAGATGGCGATTAAAACGCTTTTCAAGAAGGCCACGCCCCTTGGGAACGTCCTCATAACTAAAATTAGTTTTCTAAATTATCTCTTTTAAATTAGCCTTTCAATGTCATAAATGTCATAGACATAACATGTCAGTTAAAATAATGTTTTCTTGGATTACGAATTACTTGTAATAACGAAAATAGTAGTTAATCTATGCTACCATTTTAGACCTCAATTGAAAAATAACTGCAGATTTTCATTTGTGCCGTTAAAGTAAATAAAATGTAATATTTATTTCAGTAGAAAAACAAATTGCTGAAAATGAAAAAGAGTCTTTAGATTTATGC is a genomic window of Cryptomeria japonica chromosome 7, Sugi_1.0, whole genome shotgun sequence containing:
- the LOC131036443 gene encoding F-box/kelch-repeat protein SKIP11-like translates to MDFLEELPEQIFRDILVRVPYKSHLNIKELLNPAKEMMECLDFYRDRIKLGLAKKYICLLQRVGISIYDPVEQSCQLLPQIPSGFEILGFSQIMCVNHKLVLLGLKHYDTFTTKILIFDFVSNTWKQGSDIHIARSMFAYRTSPEGSIYIAGGLEKHVPSRELREATVYNVDEDKWELLPDSHQKMGICNGVFIEGMLYVISIMGNRIQRFDPNTREWTEMVNIRFHNSWYDDVPYAFGRLFAFGRVSACRRNGIEQYDWEKNVFREFQPLPQHFIHVRATVWCDRIFLCGYNDIRRRPEFYMYNPEAPLSERLIPLDESNFSTEIEMPVRLISLDEPNKSMEMRVVSIATIEI